The following proteins come from a genomic window of Yinghuangia sp. ASG 101:
- a CDS encoding ATP-binding protein, which yields MPPSPNTLLPTRFTYPLQHLTVPLTTCARPTAVARRAVEDAYRSRSPEQLDDIVLGVNELVVNAVEHTPGPLRLIIEVHPRHAVARVCDPLPDITQVNPKPPTPMSESGRGLHLLTALAEMWFVQPTQDGKAVCAAFRIPRQHRHKP from the coding sequence ATGCCACCGTCCCCGAATACCCTGCTCCCGACCCGCTTCACCTACCCCCTCCAGCATCTGACCGTCCCGTTGACCACCTGCGCCAGACCAACCGCTGTCGCCAGACGGGCAGTTGAGGACGCCTACCGCAGCCGTTCCCCAGAGCAGCTGGACGACATCGTGCTCGGCGTCAACGAACTCGTCGTCAACGCCGTCGAACACACACCCGGCCCACTGCGCTTGATCATCGAAGTCCACCCGCGCCACGCCGTGGCCCGGGTCTGTGACCCCCTGCCGGACATCACACAAGTGAACCCCAAACCGCCCACTCCAATGAGCGAGAGCGGCCGTGGCCTCCACCTGCTCACCGCATTGGCGGAGATGTGGTTCGTCCAACCCACCCAAGACGGCAAGGCCGTATGCGCCGCTTTTCGCATTCCGCGCCAACATAGACACAAACC